Proteins co-encoded in one Syngnathoides biaculeatus isolate LvHL_M chromosome 22, ASM1980259v1, whole genome shotgun sequence genomic window:
- the cep55l gene encoding centrosomal protein of 55 kDa, with the protein MTSKGAKDSIVAKLGFKSGSSSSKAEAEVERVRRENAHLRKKMEELTKRHIKPPDADKSKLLERIVSLETLRERNNQQLLLKEQELETVRQQLSAKGGEVVAALQSQLDQRRKDAEKRDLDFQKLLQETENLKNKLATVSARCQSLETQALNGQASTADLALVRDQLKDALEKNQQWLVYDQQREAFVQSVLARTHQLEQRPDSTSTAAAGQDAASESSEKEAQIRSHYEQSVLDLQKQLEEQKDHLTRARQELVTQKEEGLKSQAELRRQTERAARLQEETAALQRRLDAKCDELEEARVQMQTERLSSRNAVSSDRADRMRAELESLNLRLEEERKRSAELLLQVNLLQKSLLSQNEEQRRIAALEQQIQLSVKDFENEKMDRQTVQHQLHKVLKELRKARDQIAKLESSKQPSSRFSEPGSYNKLDVERLSLDDARSPTSPNKVGSLLDESFLECPRCRAHYPTSRHRELLAHIDFCLA; encoded by the exons atgACATCCAAAGGGGCGAAGGACAGCATCGTCGCCAAACTGGGCTTCAaatccgggagctcttcctccAAAGCTGAAGCGGAAGTGGAGCGAGTCCGGAGGGAGAACGCTCACCTCAGGAAGAAGATGGAGGAGCTGACCAAGCGTCACATAAAGCCGCCCGACGCGGACAAAAGCAAGTTGCTCGAA AGGATCGTTTCGCTGGAGACTCTTCGCGAGAGGAACAATCAACAGTTGTTGCTCAAGGAGCAAGAGCTGGAAACTGTTAGGCAGCAGCTGTCAGCCAAAGGAGGAGAG GTGGTGGCGGCGCTGCAATCCCAGCTGGACCAGCGGCGCAAGGATGCGGAGAAGAGGGACCTTGACTTCCAGAAGCTTCTACAGGAGACGGAGAACCTGAAGAACAAGCTCGCCACCGTTTCCGCCCGCTGCCAGTCTCTGGAGACGCAAGCGCTG AACGGGCAGGCGTCCACCGCAGACTTGGCCTTGGTACGGGATCAGCTGAAAGAC GCCCTGGAGAAGAACCAGCAGTGGCTGGTGTACGACCAGCAGCGAGAGGCCTTCGTCCAGTCGGTCCTGGCACGCACGCACCAGCTGGAGCAGCGGCCGGACTCTACTTCTACCGCGGCCGCCGGACAAGATGCTGCATCTGAATCCTCAGAGAAGGAGGCGCAGATCAGGAGCCACTACGAGCAGTCCGTGTTGGACTTGCAGAAACAACTAGAGGAGCAGAAAGATCACCTCACCAGAGCCCGGCAGGAGCTCGTCACGCAGAAGGAGGAG GGCCTCAAAAGTCAGGCCGAGCTGCGGCGCCAGACAGAGCGCGCGGCCCGGCTGCAGGAGGAGACGGCGGCGCTGCAACGGCGCTTGGACGCCAAGTGCGACGAGCTGGAGGAGGCCAGGGTGCAGATGCAGACGGAGCGGCTCAGCAGCAG GAATGCGGTGTCCTCGGATCGGGCGGACAGGATGAGGGCTGAGCTGGAGAGCCTGAACCTCAGACtggaagaggagaggaagagaTCTGCTGAACTTCTGCTCCAA GTCAACCTGCTGCAAAAGTCTCTTCTGAGCCAGAATGAAGAGCAGAGGAGGATCGCGGCGCTGGAGCAGCAG ATCCAGCTCTCGGTCAAAGACTTTGAGAACGAGAAGATGGACCGTCAGACCGTGCAGCACCAACTTCACAAAGTCCTCAAGGAGCTCCGCAAGGCCCGCGATCAGATTGCCAAGCTGGAGTCTTCC AAGCAGCCCAGCAGCCGTTTCTCCGAGCCCGGCTCGTACAACAAGCTGGACGTGGAGCGCCTCAGCCTGGACGACGCCCGCTCGCCCACGTCGCCCAACAAAGTGGGCAGCCTTCTGGACGAGAGTTTTTTGGAGTGCCCCCGCTGCCGGGCCCACTACCCCACCAGCCGCCACCGCGAGCTGCTGGCCCACATCGACTTCTGCTTGGCCTGA